A stretch of DNA from Sander lucioperca isolate FBNREF2018 chromosome 8, SLUC_FBN_1.2, whole genome shotgun sequence:
GGTTATCCACATAGTAGATCATCTGTTAAGGAGAGAGTTGTGGGGAACCTGTAATTTAACCTTTTGGATTTAAGCTTGCATTCACTCAAACCCACCGTTTGAAGTGTCTTCTAGTCACTGTTGCTGTGTCATGGAGATTTAGGCTATGTCAGAGGATGTCAGTATATACGATTATTTATAACACTGATCTTTGTCCACTTTTGTTTGGCAGAAAAGGTTCTGCTGATATGCTCCCCAGTGAATTCAAGCAGCAGTTGAGGACTTAGTTGGGAGCTAAATAAATGTCATTGCATACACAAAGCAAGACTGACATTCTACCAACAGTTCACAGCAATCTTTAGTCCTCACTTTAACCCAGGACAACATGTAGAGAACATGCAAAGCTCAGAGGCCAGAAAGTGAACCCAAAATCATCTTGTCATGTCATAATTTTTAAATTGAATGTCCAAAAAGCAAACTCATAATACCTGAATCATGTGTATGAAGTCAAAAGTCTTCatgtctcctttttcttttacttgCCTCTCATAGTCCTCACTGTGCATGATATACCAAGCAAATGGGATCTTCTGAAGGTTGGTGGTCTTTGCTACCAAAGCTATAAGTCGGACataaagaaacagagaaagctaaataaacacaaaacagtttatgaaaacattttatataaCAAACCTAATGACCCAATTGCAGATTATGATCAGGTGatgaagacaaagaaaaaatacaaatctaaaagtgATTTCACTGAGTGGCGTTCTGAATTGTTGATACCTTTGAAGTTGTCTGTGAGCTGAGAGCTGCCCTCCACAATGTCAGCAGTGATCGGGACAGCAGGAAATGTAGACTGCAGTAGAGTGAGCATCTGGGCATCCATTTCCCCTggaataaaacaggaagtcttTAGACTTTGAAATCCTACTGCCTCAGTGTAATGCTGTTTCAATGTAAAAACCTCACGCACCAAAAGGTATTTGTTAGGAATAAGTGTGTATGAGGCTTAAGCAGTCTGACTCAGTCATATCAGAGTTACAGCCTTTTTAGGACACAATTCCTCCTTGTGTTTGCCCAGATAGTGTTTCCTTGCTAAACTACAGTAACATAGTAACACAAAGAGGGAACTTTGTAAAATAGAAAGACTGCAAGTGCGGATGCATAAGTCATATTAGCTTCCTTTGCATGTATTGTTTCACAGAAATGGGtctgtggattttgtcccccaTCACTTACATTGAAAGCACATCTCTTTAGTCAGTATGAACAGAAGGAATGATTACAGCACCAAAAAACTGAATCAATGTTCATATGGGCAGCTTTGATACCTTGATAAACTCCGTACATCTTGTATATAAATAGGACATTTACTATATGTAGATTTGCATAGTTCTTGATTACAGTAAATGTGTCTTTTGTGGAAAATTAAGTCAAAGTCactagttattttttttaaatcatggaACAGTGTATTTTCCTctggtctttaaaaaaaactgcttctTTTAACACATAGATCACACAATAATGCAATCTTCTGCACTTGATCTTTGCCTTCACGCACTACAGTTAGTAACTGAGCCAAAACTACTTCTACAAACCACAACATGTGTTCAAACAGTCACCAGTTCTCATCACATACCTCCACCACTTCCAACACCAAGAACATCCAGACTGCTTTTACCTGCTCCAATTCTGCATCAACACATGAgagatggaaaataaaaaataaaaaaaataaatgccatGTATTACCCAATTAGCACTTAATGTAAtaactaaaatatgtttcatTATGATGTTGATTAATACCAATAATTTGGCAGTTTCTTGGCCTGATTTCTGATATTTCTGACTTTAAAACATTCTCCACTCTCTTTAAGAAAACCaatataaaacatttcaaaaaatgtAGTATCTCACCCCTTAAGTCTAATACCAGACGTTTCTAATAAACCCATGTGTATTTATGCACACCACTCAGTAACTAGAGTTAGAGACTGTATATGGAAAGCACATATCAATCCTGCTGCTGTATGGAAACAGGACTTTACATTCATCAAATGAGAAAGTACAGTACATCCTACAAGCACTTTTCATTATTAGTAAAAAATCCGTCATTACTCTGTACAGTGTACAGAGTGCCCTaagattaaaatgaattaaagtCAAAAAgccatcaacaacaacaaaaatcatgCTAGAgtgttaaattaaattgaacGCCACCCACCAACTTCACTGTTATCAGAGTTGGAAAATTGACTTTTGACCAACACAAGGGCCCTTAATGTTTCTGTTACTGCAGCACTACTGCCAGCTTTGTACCTGAATGAAATTATAGGCAATATCATCTCCCTTTGAAAGAACATTTTCCAACTTCTGAGAGAAGTCATGAAGTAAGAACTAAGTCAATGAGCTAAATGATCTCTATGTCTTCAAACTGCACAAGAAGACAAAAAAGGCACCCACAACCTCTACTAAGTCTGTGTGAGTAGTAGAAATAGTTAAGATTAAAAACAAGTGCAGTGTAGCACTCTAAGCCTTTTTTCTTGTACCTTTTAAATTCTCCTGGTAGGATATTGTGAACACACCGGAGAATGGCCTCGTGCTATCCCGAATGTTCCAGGTAGAACTGAAAGCTTTGGACAGAACTGCCCTCATAACAAGTTTGCTTTGCTTCTGCAGCCATGACTGATTCCTGCAATACATTACACATAGCAGTTGGAAAAGGAATCACATTGCAATGATTTATCCTtgcaaaaaacaactaaaaaagaACTTTTAATCCCAATGGTAAGCATCAATCATGCAATGTTATAAGTATTCAACAATACCTTGAATATGTGGAGAGTAAATACAGGGAGCCGATTGTTCTGCCACTCTTAAGTTGCAGAGTTACTCTCCCCTTACACAGGCTGGCTGGCTGTTCTTATATTTGCTATTATTGAGTAACTCTTGAAAATATGAACTTTGGATTTGTCTACCAGAGCCAACTGCAACTCTGCTGTCAGATTCCTATTGGGTGTATTCCATCGGCGATTATGAAATCAGCCCTATCATTAGTGTGTTAAACTCATAACAGAGAATGCCTTGTCATAATAAAGACCATTAAAAtggtttaaaacaaaacaaaaagttatCTGTAACTGTAAAAAACAGTGTCACAGTAAGAAAAATAAGATTTCAAAAAGTTAACTTGAAAAGAATTTACAAGACTGATGCCATATTACTATTGCTAGCCCTATAGAAAAATGTCACACTAAAAAATACAGGATTAcaggattgattttaaaataatcCAGACTATATTTGAGTTAACTGCTGCTtcttatttttgtatatttagtttatgtaaagcactttgtaataCAATAAAAAGCAATGTACTTCATTACAGAACAGGAGTAAATACATTGCCGTAAGAagcatttaaaggtcccatgacatggtgctctttggatgcttttatatagaccttagtggtcccctaatactgtatctgaagtctctttcccaaaattcagccttggtacAGAATTACAGctactagagccagtcccacaatgagctttccttaggatgtgccatttctgtgtctgtagctattgaggaggagagggggggggggcaaggtggagggtgggggtgtggccttgaccaactgccactttgctcgtttgaaagccatgatgtctctttctcatgggtgggccaaattctctgggtgggcaaagcagagaaaggggaggtaaccttgctcattttgagctcataaggagcaagattccagatcggcccatctgagctttcattttctcaaaggcagagcaggatacccagggctcggtttacacctatcaccatttctagccactgggggaacataggcaggctgggggaacgcatattaatgttaaaaaacctcatgaagtgaaattttcatgccatgggacctttaaaatattGGTGGGACAATTTATTGGGGGaggggacatttttaacagagTAGATGTCGTTTCCTGTATTCTGGTGCCAGCATGAGAACTCTTGTCTAATATGACTATGGACTGAGACTGACAAGGTGACATGGACAGAAGACACTGACATAGCATTTACTCAGCTCAGAACACCAGATCCAAACAGATAGTTTACACAGACTGTAGATGAAAAATGTTATTTTAGCATTAGACAAGAAAATTAAATTAGAAGGGGTGACTCTCTGTCATGGCAGACCATGCCGCGGATGAAAAATGGTTAACTATGACCCAAATTTTTTGATTCATGTGTATGAGTTGCAAAACCCAGATACAGATCTTTGAGCAACAGATCACACTCTGCTCGAGTGagcacacacatttatactgcATGACACACATCTTCAGGGTCAGATAAAGGTTTTGAGTTGTGCAATTGACACAAAACTGCCAGAGAATCTGTTTAGACAGCATTTTACAATGCATGATATGGCTTTGCATGTTTTGCAAGCTGAGAGTAGCCTATAGatgttaaaaagaagaaaatacagGGCTTGGgtgtaggcctgtaacaattattaaataattgtctaACTGCAATTTTTTTGCATAATCACGGCTATTTTCTATAACCGCAATTAAAGCATTAGAGCATTTTTTTAATGAGATTGGTCACACTATTATTTGGATCCATCAAACGCGTTCGCAATACCGGTGTAGCATCACctaacagtaacgttagctagcctatGATACTATGGATTTCTAGCAGAGAACGCCCCACCCGCAGTTGCAAGTCCAGTCGGCTTTTGAACGTTAAAAATTCACAAAAGCACCTTTACATGTGTTTAAGTAATGTAGTTAGTCCGTCTGTGGTGTTTAATCTACTATGGTGCTTTGTTTAATTAGTAACGTTACCGTAAATGACGATGATGTACCAGAGATGGCCGTTATTCATTAACATAATGCTAAAGTAGCTAGTTCCACAGGTTTTTGATGTGTGATTTATTGTTGTAATCTGTACAGAACAACTTGTTTGCTAACTTTTGCTAAGGTCctaaggggtatgactgttaatggtaattgttgattttgtttagatgtgccaaattgtaattatataagttaTTATTGGTCAGACTGTTTAGCTGCTAGCGGCAGCTGTCACTTGTTGCCATAGAAACTCCATACAGCCTGGGCTGTAGCCATCTAAAGCCAAACATGCTCAGTTTTTTGTTTAGGCCTATGATTAATGCTTTGCTTGTTATTGATGGAAATAAATGTTCTATTATcaattttcttaattttttacaatgttttatgataataaagaggcgtggtttgCTTCGTAGGCTGTGAACCTGCGtgtctgggtcacataacagtgatataacaaaagatgtatcctgggattcatttaaacttcaatttgtttgaaaaagtaataaataaataaataaaatattatttcaCTATAAgggacaattatattgttaatcacaattattttaagacaattaattgtccagcaaaatttggaattgttacaggcTAGGCCTACTTGGGTGAGATGTTTTGGCAAGGCCCAGCAGTGGCAACTGACAGGTACACCTCAAATGTATTTCGATCCAAGTTTGCAAACATACAGAACACAATGCAATTTAATATTTGATGTGTTGTTACACCTACAACCTGAAGGCCTGCACAGAAAAACAATAAACATGTTCAGCTGATTCACCAGAggccagaggcctgtactacgaagcaagatttggtgttaatgaggtaacttcaggttcaacccagggttttgtatgcatgtttgtatcatgacggtggatcacttgttaccgggttcaatcgccgtggttacttatgctgaacacctaacctggtcgggagcaggttatgttggagattagagatcaaccggtgtaaaagcactgCCTACTGACCAATCCCAGATAGCAGACACATTTGGGCCAAATTTGTGCCACTTTTGGCACTTAAGGCTCAGTTACGGCAATGGCAAATGTTgagtgggccagatgtggcccacttGTAATCAGCCGCGCCTGACTTGGGTTacggcaactgtcatgtgggccagatgtggcccaaatggaATGAGCCAGGCCCAACTtgagttacggtgagtgtcgtgtgggccagacctggcccaaattaatgagccaagcccgacctgggttagggaaactgtcatgtgggccagatgtggcccaaaagtaaggagccggccccgacctgggttacggtgagtgtcgtgtgggccagacctggcccaaatgtaatgagccaagcccgacctgggttagggcaactgtcatgtgggccagatgtggcccaaaagtaaggagccggccccgacctgggttacggtgagtgtcgtgtgggccagacctggcccaaatgtaatgagccaagcccgacctgggttagggcaactgtcatgtgggccagatgtggcccaaatgtaaggagccggccccgacctgggttacggtgagtgtcgtgtgggccagacctggcccaaatgtaatgagccaggccctacatgagttacggtgagtgtcgtgtgggccagacctggtccaaattaatgagccaagcctgaattaggttatggtgagtgtcgtgtgggccagacctggcccaaatgtaaggagccggccccgacctggtttacggtgagtgttgtgtgggccagacctggcccaaatgtaatgagccaagcccgacctgggttagggcaactgtcatgtgggccagatgtggcccacatgtaaggagccggccccgacctgggttacggtgagtgtcgtgtgggccagacctggcccaaattaatgagccaagcccgacctgggttagggcaactgtcatgtgggccagatgtggcccaaatgtaaggagccggccccgacctggtttacggtgagtctcatgtgggccagatgtggcccaaatgtaaggagccggccccgacctggtttacggtgagtgtcgtgtgggccagatgtgccCCAAATgaaatgagccaagcctgacttgGGTTACAGTGAGTGtcgtgggccagatgtggcccaaattaaatgagccaagcctgacttaggttatggtgagtgtcgtgtgggccagacctggcccaaatgtaatgagccaagcccgacctgggttagggcaactgtcatgtgggccagatgtggcccaaatgtaaggagccagccccgacctgggttacggtgagtgtcgtgtgggccagacctggcccaaatgtaaggagccaggccctacatgagttacggtgagtgtcgtgtgggccagacctggtccaaattaatgagccaagcctgacttaggttatggtgagtgtcgtgtgggccagacctggcccaaatgtaaggagccggccccgacctgggttacggtgagtgtcgtgtgggccagatgtggcccaaattaaatgagccaagcctgacttaggttatggtgagtgtcgtgtgggccagacctggcccaaatgtaagaaGCCGGGCCCAACCTAGGTTGCGCCGACTGTCAGGTGGTGGTCCCAATGTAAAGAGCCAGGGTTACAACAAGGGCTGTGTGAGCCAGACCACATTTTATGGATGAAGTATGCTGGCCTGTCTTGTAGAGCAGAtagccttaaagtgcccatattatgaaaaaatcactttttctgggatttggggtgttatgttgtgtctctggtgcttccacacacatacaaactttgaaaaaaatccatccatggtgtttagagtgaga
This window harbors:
- the LOC116037733 gene encoding histamine N-methyltransferase-like, encoding MDAQMLTLLQSTFPAVPITADIVEGSSQLTDNFKALVAKTTNLQKIPFAWYIMHSEDYERQVKEKGDMKTFDFIHMIQMIYYVDNLADTIKFYHSLLKNNGRLMIIIEAGK